Genomic DNA from Leptospirillum ferriphilum:
GTCAGCACTGTCTGGCCTTCCTGGAAGCCGCGCAGGGAATCCTCCCGACTGGATCTTGCCGACCTTCTTCGACACCAGCTTTTCGGAGAGGGGTTTGCGAGCGAACAGGTCGGGGAAATTTCGCTGTGTACGAAGTGCCATCCGGATCTGTTTTTCTCCCATCGAGGAATGGGTGAGAAACGCGCAGGCCGGAGTATGCTGAATTTTATCCGGAGAATTGGCTAGCATCGGGATGGACGCTCGCATCGCGGTTTTTCGTGACCGATTCGACCGGTTGAAGAAAGAGATTGCGCTCAAGGCACGTTCAAACGGCTATTCCCATGAAATCCGGATTGTCGGGGTCACAAAAGGAAGATCCGACGAAGAAGCCATGGCCTTGTTTGAAGCCGGAGTCGACCACCTGGCGGAAAATCGCTGGGAATTTCTGTCGGGGCGGGTGGAACTCTTTCAGTCCGGACGCTTTCCCCTCTGGCATTTTATCGGAGCTCTTCAGAGACGATCCCTCCGTCAGAATTACCGGCCGGTTTTTTCCGTGGACACGGTCGACCGGCCTTCGGTCCTTCCGGTTTTGGCCCGTCTGGCGGAACAAGGGAAAACGCGCCAGAATATTCTGGTGGAGCTTGACCTGACCGGTCTCCCGGGACGCTCGGGCGTTCGGGAAGAGCGTCTCGACAGCCTTCTGGAGGAATGCACCCGCTGGCCGGAGCTGGTGGTCCGGGGGTTTCTGGTCATGGGACCTCCTCCGGAAGACCGGACACTCTCCCGACAGGTGTTTCGCCGGGGAAGAGCCTTGTTCGAACGTTTTTTTTCCGGGAACGACCATGTCCTGTCGATGGGAATGAGCGAGGATTATCCGGAGGCCGTGGCCGAGGGCTCGACAGAAGTCCGGATTGGCCGGTATTTTTTTGAGGAAGAGAGGAAGTAGGGTGGGGAGATCAGAGTCGGGCGGCATCTGCTGGGTTCTCGGAGGGGGGCGCATGGGACAGGCTTTTCTGTCCGGAATCCTGAAAAAAGGGTGGCAGAATCGTCCGGAAAAAGTGTTCGTCTGCGACCCGGATCCCGGGGTCCGGGAACGTTTGTCGGGAGAAGGGACGGTGGACGTCGTTTCTTCCGTGGACGAACTTGTCCGGGAAGGAGAAAAGTCTTCTCCTTCCCTGGTCTTCTGGGCCGTAAAACCTTCCCTTTTTTCTGGATTGGCCGCTGTTTTGCGGTCACTGGACATCTCTCCCCTGGGCGTGTCGGTCATGGCGGGAACGCCTCTCTCCACTCTTCAGGAGAGTCTTCCCCGGTGGCGCTGGATAAGAACAATGTCGAACCTGGCATTGACACGGGGAGAAGGGATGACCCTTCTGACGCCCGGTGCCCGGGCAGAGGACGAGGATCTTTCCGCCGTCTCCCGCATTTTTCTGGAGCTTGGGCGTGTGATGATGCTTCCGGAAAAAGACTTTGATGTGGCGACCGCTCTTGCGGGTTCGGGACCGGGCCTCATGGCCCTTGTGCTGGAAGCTCTTTCCGATGCCGGTGTTCGCCACGGGCTCAAGCGGGAGGATGCCGTGTTCCTGTCGGCTCAGATGTTGAAGGGGACGGCTTCCCTGATTCTGGAGGAAGGGATGGACCCTTCGGAACTCAGGAAGAGGGTGGCCTCTCCGTCCGGTACGACGATCGAGGGCCTTGTCGCACTCGAGGAGGGTGGTGTCCGGGCGTCGTTTATTCAGGCGGTTGCCCGCATGGTCGGTCGTTCTTCGGAAATGTCCGTTCATTCTCGAAAGGAGGATCCCCATTCTCATCGTTGATCGTTTGCTGACCCTCTATTCCTGGGTTATCATCATTCGGGCCCTTTTGTCCTGGGTCTCGCCGGATCCCTACAATCCGGTTGTGCGTATCCTGCATCAAGTGACCGAACCGGTCCTGGCTCCCATTCGGAAACTGGTTCCTCCCGAAAAGCTGGCCGGGATGGATATTTCTCCTCTTATCGCAATTTTTCTCATCCAGGTCCTCCAGCACTTTTTGTATTAGGCGGGAGGACACTCTCCGCTTCAAGAAAAAGAAAGGAGACGGGATTTATGATTGATCAGGGTCGAATTGATGAAATCCGCCATCTGGAGTTTTCCAGAGTTTTCCGGGGGTACGAACCCCGTGAAGTGGAAGAAACCCTCGCAAAAATTTCCGAGGAAATGACCGAATTGCTGGCGGCGTATCGCGCCCAGCAGGAAAGTCTGGCCCGCGTTGAAAGCCGGCTCAGCGAAGTGGAAAAAAAAGAAAAACTTCTGTCGGATACCCTTGTCGAGGCAAAAATTCTCGCAGAAAACACGGTGGAAGCGGCGCGAAAGGAAGCCGATGAAATCGTTCGGGATGCGGACCTGTCTGCCCGGCAAATTCTTTCGGATGCGGAAGAACGTCGCCGGAGAGCCGAAGAGTGGTTTTCCAGTACTCGGGAAGGCTGGCTTTTTGATCTTGCCCGCATCCGGAAAGACACTGTTCAGATGGTCCAGTCGCTGGAAAATCTTG
This window encodes:
- a CDS encoding YggS family pyridoxal phosphate enzyme: MASIGMDARIAVFRDRFDRLKKEIALKARSNGYSHEIRIVGVTKGRSDEEAMALFEAGVDHLAENRWEFLSGRVELFQSGRFPLWHFIGALQRRSLRQNYRPVFSVDTVDRPSVLPVLARLAEQGKTRQNILVELDLTGLPGRSGVREERLDSLLEECTRWPELVVRGFLVMGPPPEDRTLSRQVFRRGRALFERFFSGNDHVLSMGMSEDYPEAVAEGSTEVRIGRYFFEEERK
- a CDS encoding YggT family protein is translated as MLTLYSWVIIIRALLSWVSPDPYNPVVRILHQVTEPVLAPIRKLVPPEKLAGMDISPLIAIFLIQVLQHFLY
- a CDS encoding DivIVA domain-containing protein, with the protein product MIDQGRIDEIRHLEFSRVFRGYEPREVEETLAKISEEMTELLAAYRAQQESLARVESRLSEVEKKEKLLSDTLVEAKILAENTVEAARKEADEIVRDADLSARQILSDAEERRRRAEEWFSSTREGWLFDLARIRKDTVQMVQSLENLENQWNALTWPKPPADPEGTVNPPPEGD
- the proC gene encoding pyrroline-5-carboxylate reductase is translated as MGRSESGGICWVLGGGRMGQAFLSGILKKGWQNRPEKVFVCDPDPGVRERLSGEGTVDVVSSVDELVREGEKSSPSLVFWAVKPSLFSGLAAVLRSLDISPLGVSVMAGTPLSTLQESLPRWRWIRTMSNLALTRGEGMTLLTPGARAEDEDLSAVSRIFLELGRVMMLPEKDFDVATALAGSGPGLMALVLEALSDAGVRHGLKREDAVFLSAQMLKGTASLILEEGMDPSELRKRVASPSGTTIEGLVALEEGGVRASFIQAVARMVGRSSEMSVHSRKEDPHSHR